The window GAATTGTTATATTGTAATGTGGCTGAACTTAATAAGTTCTGATTAAGTGAATTGAAAGGCTCTCCTTGTTCACTTGCTACAATTCCATTAAGCATTGCATGCTCCTTATCAAGTGCAAATTGTAAACTATCTTTTGAATAAATATTATCTGTTGTTCTAACATAAGGTAATAACTTTGTATTCTTAACGGGGTTAAGGGGTTCATTCGTATTTATATTGTTAGGAATGACAGATTTATCAAGTTCAAAATGTGTTGGGAATTTATCTCCTTTTTCAACAGAATAAGCTACATTCATTAATGAATAAAGGTTTGTACGATTTGCTAGCCCATAGTATATACTGTGGCTGTTTGTTCCCATAGAAACCATCAATTCATCATAAAATCTCAAAATATCTTTATGGAAGATACTAGAATATAAGCTTATTCCATTAAAATGCTGATACATTGGTGTGTTATGCGTTAAATAAGTCAGCCAATTAATACGTTCATGTGGCTTAATATTATCTTTAATATTTTCTATTATTTTATTTTGATAGTCACTATTATATTTTTCGCTTTGGATATGTGCGATATTGCGTTCTTCGACTGGATGTAAAGATTTAATTTGAATCTGATAATAACCGTATATCATGACAATACTAGAGATAATCGTAATGTATGAATACCATTTTAAATGGATATGTTCATTTTTAATGATAAATAGACCAAGAATAAAGAGCATTGGAATTGAAATGGTCCAAATTAATATCTTGTCATGTTCGATAAATGCAATAGGGTATATGATGAATACAGGAATCATTGAATGGATGAATTGGCTTAAATTTAATTCTCTCATTCGATATATCCATTGTGCTATCAAACCTGCTGCAAAGAATGCAAGGATATATACCCAACGTCTCTGTACAGCAGAAAACCCATTAAAGAAACTATCGGTATATTCACTAAGTGATAAGACTAAAAATAAAATAGTAAAGATCGCAAACATTTTGTAAGCGAAATGGCGATATAATTTGAAACTAAATAAAGCAGGTATCACTAAGAAAAATAGAATTAAATAATGACCATCGTAAAAAATATTATAATGGACCATTAAAGGCACTAATAATTTCAATTCAACATCGACATCACCACGACCATTATCAAGAAATGAAGTCACACCAGCAAGGAATCCCATCGATGATATAAATAGGCCGATGATAGCTCCGATTACACTTTGAATGAAATATTGACCTCTCGATGCAATATCGTCTTTATATTTAAATATTAATCTAAATAAGAAATAAAGCAATACGATGACAAATTCATAATAGGCAAAATAAAAATTATTAAACAATGTTGCTGCAATTGCAATGATAAAAAGCCCAGGTTTCTTATATCGTAGAATTCTTTCTAATCCGAGTAGTGTCAATGGTAAATAAATCATGACGTCACTAAAAAATGACCATGTAAATGTAAATAAGAAATAAACACTTGAAAACCCATACAAAATACTGAATACGTAAGCGATATGATTTTTATTCGTCCATAGTTTGGCATAATGATAGGTGATAAAGAAAATAATTGTTAATTTAATGACTGAAATAAACCATGCATTATATAACCAAAATTCTGGACGATCTACGGGTAGAGGCAAAAAGATATCTAAAATAAACACAATGATACAATTTAAATAAAATATTAAATTCGTTGAATAGTAGTAGGCTAGATCTGAAAAATAATCTCCACCAATTCCAAAGTCTTGAGCGTAAAACATCGAAAAGTTTGAGAATTTTTCATATAAAAAGAGTTGGAATGGAATCATTTGACTGATTCCATCACCTTTACCTGTAAAGAGTGTTCCGTGTACGAACAATTCATAACCATAATAGCTATGGCAAATTACAGAGAACAAAAAGAGTACTATATAAGGAGTTTTATATTTTAGTAAATGGTTAATAAATGACAACCATATGAATTGGATTTTATTTATAATGTTACCCATTGTTGAGTTCATCCTCCTTATTCAAAGTCCTTTTTGCTATTTTGTTTTTATTGATCCTCATCCAAAGGATAAATAAAATTGATGCAACGATTCCGATGAATGAAATCAATAATGTTAAATAAAAGTATGGTGGTTTAAATGAAATTTCAATTTTTTTGCTATTTTCATCGACCTTAACAGCTGTCATTAGATAATTGACTCGATGTGGCTCAACTGATTTACCATCTACTTTAACGTTCATACCATCACGATAAGCAAGCGGGAATACTGCATAACCTCCATTGTGATTGTCGATTGTAATTTCTTGATGATCTATAGAATCTTTATACGTATATTGGATATCATCTTTAAATTCAGTTAAAGCTTTATAATCTTCACCGTAAACACCTTGTAATTCAACGTTGTATTTACCAGGAGATAAACCTATTAATATATTTTCTTGCATAGGAATTCTATACATTAAGTTATCTTGATGCGTTCTATATTTACTCGTTTGGAACAATCGATCATTTGAATAACCGTTGACGTTAATTTGATATCTTGAAATGGGTTCAATTAACTCAACTTTCAGTTCAACATACAAGTCTTTATATTTTGACTGTATATCTTTTGGTACAGGGATGGTATAGCCGCCACTGCCTGCATGAATTTGAATCGTTCCGTCAGCATTTTGTTGTCCATTACTTATTTGTGGATTCAATTTGGTTAAAAGATTTTTTGCTGGGTCAATTTGTGAATTAGATTTGAGTTCATTTGACACTATACCTTGGATCATGGCATGTTCTCGATCAATCGGGGTCTTCAATTGATCTTCATTATAAATTTTATCCGTGACACGAACGAAAGGCATTTTATTTGTGTTCTCATACACTTTATATTTGTCATCTCCAAGAATTTCTTTAAAACCATATGGCACTTCACCTTCATTTGCACGTCTCATGACATAATTTACACCAAATAGAGCATGGAGATTTGCTCTAGATTGCAATCTAGAGTAGCGACTAATGCTTTCATGTTTTAAGTTAATTTTTAAGTCATTATAGTAGAAATCAATGATATGACCATCAAAGATAGATGAGTATAGACTAAATCCTTTAAAGTTTTGGTACATTGGCGTATTATCTTGCTCATCGACACGCCAATCTAATCGATCTTCATCACGCATTAAGTTAGAAACTTGATCTACATAATGTTGTTGGAGTTCAGAATTATATTGGTTAGTATCTAAATAATATAAGTGTCCACGATCTGTGATACCTGGATGGAATATTTGATAATTCGTATGGACAGCACTTGTCATTAACGTAAGAATAGCGATGAATACAATGTAAATTTTCGTTAAATAATTTGGCCACGGTGATATACCATATTGATCTTTATTTCTAATGATGATAATAAGAGCACCAATCACCATAATCACAGGCACAACGTATAACCATACGATATTTCGATCTGGATGCGACATGGAGTAAAAAACTTTACTTAGTGACAATAATATAATAGGTGGTACAAGTGTCATTAAATATGTTTTTAAGTTGATTGATTTGAACAAAGTTACATAGTAACCAATCAGCATACTCGATGTAAATGTAAGAATATAATGCCAACGTTTTTGTGGTGCAGAAAATCCATTGAATACTTTATCAGTCCACGGAATTATACTCAGTAACATTAATACGATGGTAAATGATGCAAAGAGTCTAAAATAATAATTTTTATATAATTTAAACGTAAATATTGCTTGGATTGCTATAAATAATACAACGACTAAATAATTATCATAAAAGATATTAGCGTTTTCATCAAACGGGGAGAATAGAGGCATTTCCTCTTTATATTCTTCTCGTTCATTACCAAGAAATCCTCGAGCACTATGGAAAAATGCAACGCATGATATCGCAACTCCGATGATTATTGAGATAAAACTATATATAAACTTTTGAATTCTGTTCAATGAATCTTCTTTGTAAATATAAATAAATCTAAATAAGAAATATATTGCACCAATTAATGTTTGATAATACGCAAAATAGAAGTTGTTAATAAATGATATTGCAACAGCGATTATTAAAATTGTAGGCTTTTTTTCTCGGCATAACTTTTCAATCCCTAAAATAAGTAATGGAAGCCAAATGAATACATCACTAAAAAAGCTCCAGAACACAGTGAATCGAAAGTATATCGGTGAACAAACAAATAAAAATCCACCTAAAAAACTTGCAAATCTATTAATATGTATATATCGTGCAAGCTTATACGTGACGAGTATTGCGGCAGCTGATTTAACGATTGAAATAAAGTAAGCATTATAAACCCAAAAATTAAGTTCAGTAGGATCGACAATCGATAATAGATG of the Abyssicoccus albus genome contains:
- a CDS encoding YfhO family protein, producing MNQYKTHLLEMMNNCIIHIKTHYLQYIIYSIVALVLATISHSYVLYRVLTGETLQEKIIFTGPNDGLEQMLPIQLFLYEKFSNGHFFYATDFGLGGDFYTDLGYYYSTSIVFLFNVIVVKILHLLSIVDPTELNFWVYNAYFISIVKSAAAILVTYKLARYIHINRFASFLGGFLFVCSPIYFRFTVFWSFFSDVFIWLPLLILGIEKLCREKKPTILIIAVAISFINNFYFAYYQTLIGAIYFLFRFIYIYKEDSLNRIQKFIYSFISIIIGVAISCVAFFHSARGFLGNEREEYKEEMPLFSPFDENANIFYDNYLVVVLFIAIQAIFTFKLYKNYYFRLFASFTIVLMLLSIIPWTDKVFNGFSAPQKRWHYILTFTSSMLIGYYVTLFKSINLKTYLMTLVPPIILLSLSKVFYSMSHPDRNIVWLYVVPVIMVIGALIIIIRNKDQYGISPWPNYLTKIYIVFIAILTLMTSAVHTNYQIFHPGITDRGHLYYLDTNQYNSELQQHYVDQVSNLMRDEDRLDWRVDEQDNTPMYQNFKGFSLYSSIFDGHIIDFYYNDLKINLKHESISRYSRLQSRANLHALFGVNYVMRRANEGEVPYGFKEILGDDKYKVYENTNKMPFVRVTDKIYNEDQLKTPIDREHAMIQGIVSNELKSNSQIDPAKNLLTKLNPQISNGQQNADGTIQIHAGSGGYTIPVPKDIQSKYKDLYVELKVELIEPISRYQINVNGYSNDRLFQTSKYRTHQDNLMYRIPMQENILIGLSPGKYNVELQGVYGEDYKALTEFKDDIQYTYKDSIDHQEITIDNHNGGYAVFPLAYRDGMNVKVDGKSVEPHRVNYLMTAVKVDENSKKIEISFKPPYFYLTLLISFIGIVASILFILWMRINKNKIAKRTLNKEDELNNG
- a CDS encoding YfhO family protein, encoding MGNIINKIQFIWLSFINHLLKYKTPYIVLFLFSVICHSYYGYELFVHGTLFTGKGDGISQMIPFQLFLYEKFSNFSMFYAQDFGIGGDYFSDLAYYYSTNLIFYLNCIIVFILDIFLPLPVDRPEFWLYNAWFISVIKLTIIFFITYHYAKLWTNKNHIAYVFSILYGFSSVYFLFTFTWSFFSDVMIYLPLTLLGLERILRYKKPGLFIIAIAATLFNNFYFAYYEFVIVLLYFLFRLIFKYKDDIASRGQYFIQSVIGAIIGLFISSMGFLAGVTSFLDNGRGDVDVELKLLVPLMVHYNIFYDGHYLILFFLVIPALFSFKLYRHFAYKMFAIFTILFLVLSLSEYTDSFFNGFSAVQRRWVYILAFFAAGLIAQWIYRMRELNLSQFIHSMIPVFIIYPIAFIEHDKILIWTISIPMLFILGLFIIKNEHIHLKWYSYITIISSIVMIYGYYQIQIKSLHPVEERNIAHIQSEKYNSDYQNKIIENIKDNIKPHERINWLTYLTHNTPMYQHFNGISLYSSIFHKDILRFYDELMVSMGTNSHSIYYGLANRTNLYSLMNVAYSVEKGDKFPTHFELDKSVIPNNINTNEPLNPVKNTKLLPYVRTTDNIYSKDSLQFALDKEHAMLNGIVASEQGEPFNSLNQNLLSSATLQYNNSKMTEEGLLHVTKDDGGIILNLPKGTMEKYDDMYVTFYGKLTDNETNYHHYWVNENYETRKPLNDDYRRELGDRVISAKANDQISIRMKAGKYHFKVKGIHGEDYRQLDQAISKSEDHKVNLNSRNITINLNNPKGKYAVMPLPYRDGMKAKVDGETKKIIDANYHSAIAIPIDNDSKEIIITYKPPYWIIGIIGTILGIIGFIGYLLLINKNKIKHRNEQNLFRKFKNKKRQ